From a region of the Mucilaginibacter sp. PAMB04168 genome:
- a CDS encoding GNAT family N-acetyltransferase has product MIKAGKNHKSHVIEILTNSFEDNQSVNYIVKQDIKRKERIRALMDYSFEICYMFGAVYLSDDKKGCALVLYPDQKKFSIKSTLLDVQLLLNAIGLTRVSKAMSRESAIKSNYPNEPIYYLWFLGVFNADQNNGVGSQLLKEIIQDSQKLQKPIYLETSTIKNIPWYQKFGFSIYQELDFGYKLFMLRRGKEAPTI; this is encoded by the coding sequence ATGATTAAAGCCGGTAAAAACCACAAATCACATGTAATCGAAATCCTTACTAATTCTTTCGAGGATAACCAAAGCGTGAACTACATTGTAAAACAGGATATTAAAAGAAAGGAGCGCATCCGTGCCCTGATGGACTACTCTTTTGAAATTTGCTATATGTTTGGTGCCGTGTACCTGTCAGATGATAAGAAAGGTTGCGCACTTGTATTATATCCTGATCAAAAAAAGTTCTCCATTAAATCAACCTTATTGGATGTACAGCTACTTCTAAATGCTATTGGATTGACAAGAGTAAGTAAGGCCATGAGCCGGGAGAGCGCCATTAAGAGCAATTACCCAAATGAACCAATATATTATTTATGGTTTTTAGGGGTTTTTAATGCCGATCAAAATAATGGAGTAGGAAGCCAGCTATTAAAAGAGATCATACAAGATAGCCAAAAGCTGCAGAAGCCGATCTACTTAGAAACATCAACTATTAAGAATATACCTTGGTATCAAAAATTTGGTTTTTCTATTTACCAGGAGTTAGATTTTGGATATAAACTATTCATGCTTAGGAGGGGTAAAGAAGCACCTACTATATGA
- a CDS encoding helix-turn-helix transcriptional regulator yields MGNNENERLKLIRKALGYSQLDFAQSIGLTQGGYSDIERGKNGLSGKVKLMLINIHKININYLEKNQGEMFFIETPPDQPEVVNTTSDPNAASDTKDRMIELLKADIKRLNSERDLYIELLQSKDKTIAALERQLKK; encoded by the coding sequence ATGGGTAACAATGAGAATGAACGTTTAAAGCTTATCAGAAAAGCTTTAGGGTACAGCCAATTGGACTTTGCCCAGTCCATAGGTCTTACGCAAGGTGGGTATTCCGATATTGAAAGAGGAAAGAATGGGTTATCAGGCAAGGTCAAACTTATGCTGATAAACATTCATAAAATCAACATAAATTACTTGGAAAAGAACCAGGGCGAAATGTTCTTTATTGAAACCCCTCCTGATCAACCAGAAGTTGTAAATACTACATCTGATCCCAATGCAGCTTCCGACACTAAAGACAGAATGATCGAATTACTCAAAGCCGATATTAAACGGCTTAATTCAGAACGTGACCTATATATAGAACTCCTACAGTCAAAAGACAAAACAATTGCTGCGCTCGAGCGACAATTAAAAAAATAA
- a CDS encoding helix-turn-helix transcriptional regulator: MKVFNTDMHIVTFIFVIFEAIMLLYQFLFYLQRPFEKKRLYYIILLILFIIYNICGGLFPDPTLKRISLTAQNILAWGSGVALACFMPYYFYKAYDLERLRFHARYGVLLFLLMPFLIFFGIEYLIQGNIDRAVKHGVIIPCVYAVICVIAMYRSIRLKQGEDKKLGKEMLLSLIAIAPWVSMPILSFFRVSQLPEVLVMNGGFLLITGLFIWQTVEQSREENQRLQALILTVEDSEVKQDVFLENCEAYRLSPREIEVAALIADGLKYKEIADRLFIQERTVTTHVQKMFLKTGVKNKVELLNILKGKDQLFR; the protein is encoded by the coding sequence ATGAAAGTATTTAACACGGACATGCACATTGTGACATTTATCTTTGTGATTTTTGAAGCAATTATGCTCTTGTATCAGTTCCTATTTTACTTACAAAGACCATTCGAAAAGAAACGCCTCTACTATATCATTTTATTAATTCTTTTTATCATTTATAATATATGTGGGGGGTTGTTTCCAGACCCGACTTTGAAACGAATTTCTCTAACGGCGCAAAATATACTTGCCTGGGGAAGTGGTGTCGCTCTTGCCTGTTTTATGCCTTATTATTTTTATAAAGCTTACGACTTAGAAAGGTTGAGGTTTCATGCAAGGTACGGGGTTTTATTATTCCTGTTAATGCCATTTCTTATATTCTTTGGCATTGAATATCTGATACAAGGAAATATTGACAGAGCGGTAAAGCATGGGGTAATTATTCCATGCGTTTATGCCGTCATTTGCGTAATAGCTATGTACCGATCCATCAGGTTAAAACAGGGCGAGGATAAAAAACTTGGCAAAGAAATGCTTTTAAGTTTGATTGCTATTGCGCCCTGGGTATCAATGCCTATTCTGTCATTTTTCAGAGTTAGTCAATTGCCAGAAGTTTTGGTCATGAATGGTGGTTTCCTTTTAATAACAGGGCTGTTTATTTGGCAAACGGTAGAACAGAGCCGAGAGGAAAATCAACGTTTACAGGCGTTAATTTTAACCGTCGAAGATAGCGAGGTGAAGCAAGATGTATTTTTGGAAAATTGCGAAGCCTACAGATTAAGCCCAAGAGAAATTGAGGTAGCAGCTTTGATAGCCGATGGCTTGAAGTATAAAGAAATTGCCGATCGTTTATTTATTCAAGAGCGAACAGTTACCACCCACGTTCAAAAAATGTTCCTTAAAACAGGAGTTAAGAATAAAGTTGAGCTTTTAAATATTTTAAAGGGAAAAGACCAACTATTCAGATAG
- the mobC gene encoding plasmid mobilization relaxosome protein MobC, producing the protein MSRNKGGRPPKNEGQKIKQAHLRLTEEQHKKLMELEDQIGLNRTNLFIKRVLENQDFIITKDVLVQLAKVGAEMGKVGSNINQLAKHANTIIKNHQLPPEIVSQYNDLLGLHLVQERELYKVLRQMYRVMKN; encoded by the coding sequence ATGAGCAGAAACAAAGGTGGAAGGCCACCCAAAAATGAAGGTCAAAAAATTAAGCAAGCACACTTAAGGTTGACCGAAGAACAGCATAAAAAGCTAATGGAATTAGAAGATCAGATAGGGTTAAACCGAACAAACCTTTTTATAAAGAGGGTCTTAGAAAATCAGGATTTCATAATAACCAAAGATGTACTTGTTCAGCTTGCCAAGGTGGGCGCTGAAATGGGGAAGGTGGGGAGCAACATAAATCAGTTGGCAAAACATGCAAACACCATTATCAAAAACCACCAGTTGCCACCTGAAATAGTTTCACAGTATAACGACCTATTGGGTCTGCACCTGGTACAAGAAAGGGAGTTATATAAAGTATTGAGGCAGAT